The Streptomyces virginiae genome includes a region encoding these proteins:
- a CDS encoding VOC family protein codes for MQITASTVSLTVDDVAASQRFFTTHLGYTEQAAADGFASLSRDDAAMDIVLLARGTEVLPADQRDQHASGLILAFATTGIEREEKRLRAEGVEITMPLREEPWGERLFQVTDPNGMIVQFVEWVTPAGPENA; via the coding sequence TTGCAGATCACCGCGTCCACCGTCTCGCTCACCGTCGACGACGTCGCCGCGTCCCAGCGGTTCTTCACCACCCACCTCGGCTACACCGAGCAGGCCGCCGCCGATGGATTCGCCTCCCTGTCGCGCGACGACGCCGCGATGGACATCGTCCTGCTCGCACGTGGCACCGAAGTGCTGCCGGCCGACCAGCGTGACCAGCACGCCTCCGGTCTGATCCTCGCCTTCGCCACCACCGGCATCGAGCGTGAGGAGAAGCGACTGCGCGCCGAGGGCGTCGAGATCACCATGCCGCTACGCGAGGAGCCCTGGGGCGAGCGTCTCTTCCAGGTCACCGACCCCAACGGCATGATCGTCCAGTTCGTCGAATGGGTCACCCCGGCCGGACCCGAGAACGCCTGA
- a CDS encoding AfsR/SARP family transcriptional regulator, which yields MSQGAHLEILRPFQVTCGGRRVAVSHAAQRLLAFLALHREGMDRRAVAEQLWPDCTPCRAAANLRSALCQGRRVGPVPPIDSLDHSLTLATSFSVDFHDAWDAAYRLVSGECKLPDGDGLVADLSQVLLPGWDDEWLLLHRERCDQLRLYALEALAQHFQTEGRHLSALQASLAAVSIDPFRETPHRIAVEVHLAEGNVASAVKRYQEYRRLLQAELQVAPSPQLTRLVRDLTPM from the coding sequence GTGTCGCAAGGAGCCCATCTCGAAATCCTGCGGCCCTTCCAAGTCACCTGTGGAGGGCGGCGCGTCGCCGTCTCCCATGCAGCTCAAAGGTTGCTGGCCTTCCTGGCCTTGCACCGCGAGGGCATGGACCGACGTGCGGTCGCCGAGCAGTTGTGGCCCGATTGCACTCCCTGTCGGGCTGCCGCCAACCTGCGGTCGGCGCTGTGTCAGGGCAGAAGGGTCGGCCCAGTACCCCCCATCGACAGCCTCGATCACAGCCTCACGCTCGCGACGTCATTCTCTGTCGACTTCCACGACGCGTGGGACGCGGCATACCGCCTCGTCTCCGGCGAATGCAAGCTCCCTGACGGGGATGGACTCGTTGCAGACCTGAGCCAGGTCCTGCTCCCCGGCTGGGACGACGAATGGCTGCTGCTGCACCGCGAACGCTGTGATCAGCTAAGGCTGTACGCCCTGGAGGCGCTGGCTCAGCATTTCCAGACCGAGGGCCGTCACCTGTCCGCGTTGCAGGCCTCGCTCGCTGCCGTCTCCATCGACCCGTTCCGCGAGACTCCTCACCGGATTGCCGTCGAGGTCCACCTGGCCGAGGGCAACGTGGCCTCCGCCGTCAAGCGATACCAGGAATATCGGCGCTTGCTGCAAGCGGAGTTGCAGGTAGCCCCGTCGCCGCAGCTGACCCGCCTCGTCCGGGACCTGACGCCCATGTAG
- a CDS encoding NUDIX domain-containing protein, which produces MTNTPAAPVPFSRIKIRTGALVFCGDDVALIRRDRADSTHYTPPGGNVEHGEDLTRALARELAEELGLDTAAAEGGDLMWVVDQRVTRPGPTPPPRKLHLIYRFHISPDIRATLAAQELDELPDGSHEVGVIEWIDYRNTAELPIFPPIGPALAALADPHAAVTDTALDAVTDANYTWV; this is translated from the coding sequence ATGACGAACACTCCTGCCGCACCCGTCCCGTTCTCCCGGATCAAGATCCGGACCGGGGCGCTGGTGTTCTGCGGCGACGACGTCGCCCTCATCCGCCGTGACCGCGCCGACTCCACCCACTACACCCCGCCCGGCGGCAACGTCGAACACGGCGAAGACCTCACCCGCGCCCTCGCCCGCGAGCTCGCGGAGGAACTCGGCCTGGACACGGCGGCGGCCGAGGGCGGGGACCTGATGTGGGTCGTCGACCAGCGCGTGACACGCCCCGGCCCCACCCCGCCGCCGCGCAAGCTCCACCTCATCTACCGCTTCCACATCAGCCCCGACATCCGGGCGACCCTCGCCGCGCAGGAACTGGACGAGCTCCCCGACGGCAGCCACGAGGTTGGTGTCATCGAGTGGATCGACTACCGCAACACTGCCGAACTACCCATCTTCCCGCCCATCGGCCCCGCCCTCGCCGCCCTCGCCGATCCCCACGCCGCCGTCACCGACACGGCGCTGGACGCCGTCACCGACGCGAACTACACATGGGTGTAG
- a CDS encoding glutaredoxin domain-containing protein: MMRAWILPMLLVLSGSAVAAGLFFKGSPGTAAAFLLAFLALAGVNSPLIFPRSIGAQEAQRRSTVDGRPVVFWRPGCKYCIRLRIRLGRGARQLHWVNIWRDPAGAATVRAANDGNETVPTVVVAGRPHTNPDPEWVHERLSPSA; encoded by the coding sequence ATGATGCGCGCTTGGATCCTGCCGATGCTGCTTGTTCTCAGCGGCTCAGCCGTCGCGGCCGGGCTGTTCTTCAAGGGGAGCCCCGGCACAGCCGCAGCATTCCTGCTGGCGTTCCTGGCGCTCGCCGGCGTGAACTCACCCCTGATCTTCCCGAGGTCGATCGGTGCGCAGGAAGCACAACGCCGCAGCACGGTCGACGGCCGACCGGTCGTCTTCTGGCGGCCTGGCTGCAAGTACTGCATACGACTGCGCATCCGGCTGGGCCGCGGCGCTCGCCAGTTGCACTGGGTCAACATCTGGCGCGACCCGGCAGGAGCCGCAACGGTGAGGGCAGCCAATGACGGCAACGAGACCGTGCCGACCGTCGTCGTGGCGGGCCGGCCACACACCAACCCCGACCCCGAATGGGTGCACGAACGGCTCTCCCCTTCCGCGTGA
- a CDS encoding dienelactone hydrolase family protein produces the protein MTTITTRTVEYPADGLTMIGHLALPAGADRRPAVLLGPEGMGLSDIERRRADALAELGYVALAFDLHGGRYLGDPEEMLARCLPLLADPDRMRGIGHAALDVLHTEPRTDPDRIAAVGYGTGGAIALELGRDGVDLRAIGTVNATTTGRPGEAARIRCPVWAGVGSEDPIMAPAQRNAFTAEMQAAGVDWRLTVYGGALHAFHHPPVDHPTVPGVGYHPQHAQRAWRDVVDLLAECLPVTDEPGHDPGMHAGSGH, from the coding sequence ATGACGACGATCACGACGCGCACGGTCGAGTATCCGGCCGACGGTTTGACGATGATCGGGCACCTCGCCCTCCCGGCCGGTGCCGACCGCCGGCCCGCGGTACTGCTCGGACCGGAGGGCATGGGGCTCAGCGACATCGAGCGCCGCAGGGCCGATGCTCTCGCCGAGCTGGGATATGTAGCGCTGGCCTTCGACCTTCATGGCGGGCGCTATCTGGGTGACCCCGAGGAGATGCTGGCCCGTTGCCTGCCGTTGCTCGCCGATCCAGACCGGATGCGTGGCATCGGCCATGCGGCGCTCGACGTGCTGCACACCGAACCGCGGACCGACCCCGACCGGATCGCCGCCGTCGGCTACGGCACCGGGGGCGCCATCGCACTGGAACTCGGGCGCGACGGCGTCGACCTGCGCGCGATCGGAACGGTCAATGCAACGACCACGGGCCGGCCGGGCGAGGCCGCGCGCATCCGCTGCCCGGTCTGGGCCGGGGTCGGGTCGGAAGACCCGATCATGGCGCCCGCGCAACGGAACGCGTTCACCGCCGAGATGCAGGCCGCAGGCGTCGACTGGCGCCTCACGGTCTACGGCGGCGCCTTGCACGCCTTCCACCACCCGCCCGTCGACCACCCCACGGTCCCCGGCGTCGGCTACCACCCACAGCACGCACAACGAGCCTGGCGCGACGTCGTCGACCTGCTCGCCGAATGCCTGCCCGTGACGGATGAACCGGGGCATGACCCAGGTATGCACGCCGGCTCCGGGCACTGA
- a CDS encoding TetR/AcrR family transcriptional regulator, whose protein sequence is MTTDALSSPPPTGLRESKKQETRQLISDVATGLFLAQGFERTTIAEIAAAARVAKKTVTNYFPRKEDLALDHQDAFTASLASTVTGRQVGESASSALRRAFIDATATADPVAGFSGPEFARMIADSPTLSARLRDLHDLREAALADALADATDAPRGDITPRTAAALLGAVHRTLFQRIQELTLTGQDNAQISATVIAEADSAFGLLEPALADYAEA, encoded by the coding sequence ATGACTACTGATGCCCTCTCATCCCCACCCCCTACCGGCCTGCGGGAATCCAAGAAGCAAGAGACCCGGCAGCTCATCTCCGACGTGGCCACCGGCTTGTTCCTCGCCCAGGGCTTTGAGCGGACCACCATTGCCGAGATCGCCGCCGCCGCGCGGGTGGCGAAGAAGACGGTGACCAACTACTTCCCGCGCAAGGAGGACCTGGCCTTGGATCACCAGGACGCCTTCACCGCATCCCTGGCCAGTACGGTGACCGGCCGTCAGGTCGGCGAGTCGGCCTCGTCGGCCCTGCGCCGGGCCTTCATCGACGCAACCGCAACCGCCGATCCGGTCGCCGGGTTCTCCGGTCCCGAATTCGCCCGCATGATCGCCGACAGTCCCACCCTTTCCGCTCGGCTGCGCGACCTGCACGACCTGCGAGAGGCCGCCTTGGCCGACGCCTTGGCCGACGCCACCGACGCACCCCGCGGCGACATCACCCCCCGCACCGCCGCCGCCCTGCTCGGTGCCGTGCACCGCACCCTGTTCCAGCGCATCCAGGAACTCACCCTCACCGGACAGGACAACGCCCAGATCTCCGCCACAGTCATCGCCGAGGCGGACAGCGCCTTCGGCCTGTTGGAGCCCGCACTCGCCGACTACGCCGAAGCGTGA
- a CDS encoding S8 family serine peptidase, whose protein sequence is MDIRSVVRGIGGEQELLGSPEVRVAVLDGPVDMAHPCFAGSNLTRMPTLVSGPAGPGPMSLHGTHVTSLLFGQPQSPVPGLVPHCTGLLLPVFRESPDGRMARVPQLDLARAVEQAVEAGAHVINISGGERTPEGAPDSMLERALRLCEQNGVLVVAAVGNDGCDCLQAPAATPSVLAVGAADATGAPLDINNWGIAYRLNGVLAPGQDIQGAAPGGALASLTGSSFAAPAVTGVVALLVARQLAQGRKADPLAAARAVRESAIRPTCDPDDSPQCRRLLGGRLNTAGAFALVDGLGNPASGPHGTTHTEEKERAIVMDTNAANAQAEEPSEAVPAAMSQTPASAATPMPTMQTATSHGAPAQAPVPGEAQAPVTPSSDSWPAQPPWPPAPPAMQPGVQAAAQPAAPPVYAAPAAPPAYATPPAYPAPAAPVAYTAPVAYAAPAVPPANNGVCPSCAGCGGTCGAAAGHSSPSGAAPSAPAPSPGKQLIYAIGTIGFDFQTEARRDSFRQQMPHIVVPATKGHPEEEVQPNIYDPKQLHAYLSKNPWASDKLTWTLNADATPLYALEAETPVGMDWTRPIIKNPKASAYQVHGLAAGAAGDVKQLAELLETLAYPPVSFVYRTFRDALLGQTKSKQDVDFVSRVSIPGVLTDRTVRLFSGQVVPVVEVKSRGLFTWNETLLVDAVFETVLALKIREARKAAGANAAAQDAAEAKVRQEFAGEKGRFLKDTVRALLDKIYWKFRNLGQSSADRALNAAGTNAFLVGAEIQDGILSAAHVPGRNDNFYALDTVTVSKSPFCRPGSDCQDVTLTFFDPENDQRAPVSYLFTFDVSDDLPVSLAPVHTFIGSV, encoded by the coding sequence ATGGACATCCGATCGGTGGTGCGCGGGATAGGCGGGGAGCAAGAGCTCCTCGGCAGCCCTGAGGTGCGCGTGGCGGTCCTCGACGGCCCGGTAGACATGGCACATCCCTGTTTCGCGGGATCGAACCTCACCCGGATGCCCACTCTGGTGTCGGGCCCGGCCGGCCCCGGGCCTATGTCGCTGCACGGCACGCATGTCACGAGTCTGCTCTTCGGCCAGCCCCAATCGCCGGTACCCGGCCTCGTGCCCCACTGCACCGGCTTGCTGCTTCCGGTGTTTCGGGAGTCCCCGGACGGCCGAATGGCACGCGTGCCGCAATTGGACCTGGCGCGGGCCGTGGAACAGGCCGTGGAGGCAGGGGCCCACGTCATCAACATCAGCGGTGGGGAGCGAACCCCCGAGGGCGCGCCAGACAGCATGCTGGAACGGGCGCTTCGACTGTGCGAGCAAAACGGGGTGCTGGTCGTCGCAGCCGTGGGCAACGACGGCTGCGACTGTCTCCAAGCCCCCGCTGCCACTCCGTCCGTGCTCGCCGTCGGGGCGGCCGACGCCACCGGAGCGCCGCTCGACATCAACAACTGGGGCATCGCCTACCGGCTGAACGGGGTTCTGGCCCCCGGACAGGACATCCAGGGCGCCGCGCCAGGCGGCGCGCTCGCCTCGCTGACCGGCAGCAGCTTCGCCGCCCCGGCCGTGACCGGGGTCGTCGCGCTGCTGGTGGCAAGGCAGCTGGCCCAAGGCCGCAAAGCCGACCCACTTGCCGCGGCCCGTGCTGTACGTGAGTCCGCGATCCGTCCGACCTGCGACCCGGACGACTCACCCCAGTGCCGCAGGCTCCTCGGCGGCCGGCTGAACACCGCCGGCGCCTTCGCCTTGGTCGACGGGCTGGGAAACCCGGCATCCGGCCCTCACGGCACGACGCACACCGAAGAGAAAGAGAGAGCCATCGTCATGGACACGAACGCCGCAAACGCCCAGGCCGAGGAACCGTCCGAGGCCGTACCCGCAGCCATGTCCCAGACACCCGCCAGCGCCGCAACCCCGATGCCCACAATGCAGACGGCGACCTCACACGGCGCACCAGCGCAGGCACCGGTCCCCGGCGAGGCTCAGGCCCCCGTGACCCCGTCCTCGGACTCGTGGCCCGCTCAACCGCCCTGGCCGCCCGCTCCTCCAGCGATGCAGCCCGGGGTTCAAGCCGCAGCCCAACCTGCCGCACCTCCTGTATATGCAGCACCTGCAGCGCCTCCGGCCTACGCCACGCCCCCTGCCTACCCGGCACCCGCCGCACCTGTTGCCTATACGGCACCCGTGGCCTACGCCGCACCTGCCGTTCCCCCGGCGAACAACGGTGTCTGCCCGTCCTGCGCCGGATGCGGCGGTACCTGCGGAGCCGCAGCCGGACATTCCAGCCCGAGCGGTGCCGCCCCGTCCGCCCCGGCGCCCTCCCCCGGCAAGCAGCTGATCTACGCGATCGGCACTATCGGGTTCGACTTCCAGACCGAAGCCCGCCGCGACAGCTTCCGTCAGCAGATGCCGCACATTGTCGTCCCGGCGACGAAGGGACATCCTGAAGAGGAGGTCCAGCCGAACATCTACGACCCCAAGCAGCTGCACGCCTACCTGAGCAAAAACCCGTGGGCCTCGGACAAGTTGACCTGGACGCTCAACGCGGACGCGACCCCGCTCTACGCCCTTGAAGCGGAAACTCCTGTGGGCATGGACTGGACCCGGCCGATCATCAAGAACCCCAAGGCGTCCGCGTACCAGGTGCATGGGCTTGCGGCCGGCGCCGCCGGCGACGTCAAGCAGCTCGCCGAACTCCTTGAGACCCTCGCCTACCCTCCGGTCTCCTTCGTTTACAGGACCTTCCGAGACGCGCTCCTGGGACAGACCAAGAGCAAGCAAGACGTCGACTTCGTCTCCCGAGTCTCGATTCCCGGTGTCCTCACAGACCGTACCGTCCGGCTGTTCTCGGGACAGGTCGTCCCCGTGGTCGAGGTCAAGAGCCGCGGCTTGTTCACCTGGAACGAGACACTGCTGGTCGACGCCGTCTTCGAAACAGTGCTCGCACTCAAGATTCGCGAAGCGCGCAAGGCGGCCGGAGCGAACGCGGCGGCACAAGACGCAGCCGAAGCCAAGGTGCGTCAGGAGTTCGCCGGAGAGAAGGGCAGGTTCCTCAAGGACACCGTGCGCGCACTGCTGGACAAGATCTACTGGAAGTTCCGCAACCTCGGGCAGAGCTCCGCCGACCGGGCGCTGAACGCGGCGGGCACCAACGCATTCCTGGTCGGCGCCGAGATCCAAGACGGCATTCTCTCCGCGGCGCACGTCCCCGGCAGGAACGACAACTTCTACGCCCTGGACACCGTCACCGTCTCCAAGAGCCCCTTCTGCCGTCCCGGCTCGGACTGCCAGGACGTCACCTTGACCTTCTTCGACCCGGAGAACGACCAGAGAGCGCCGGTGTCGTACCTGTTCACCTTCGACGTGAGCGATGACCTGCCCGTAAGCCTCGCTCCCGTGCACACGTTCATCGGCAGCGTCTGA